Proteins encoded together in one Campylobacter peloridis LMG 23910 window:
- a CDS encoding AddAB recombination complex, helicase AddA: protein MSDNNFKPFLALEASAGSGKTFALSVRFVALVLMGAKINEILALTFTNKTSNEMKERVFKTFLEFDVLENGKIKAECLELMQMLGKSKDELVALRDKFKEDFLRAKLNIYTFDSFFSQIIRAFALNLGLMSDFNIANTKESYKNFIAKLNQEQLNALAFYTIKTKSRSDFLKNLERLYESSCELNSTNSISFPSKKALEASLNEFITYAKDLSTDKNYQKNFEFESIEDFFSKPVICELDKKYFLKVVDSEFMQKRAEFLQQAKEYFIQMENYRINMLSSLLECFKQARNENNIKHNSLSFSDIARKCYELISDETNKDLIYFRLDGYISHLLIDEFQDTNVLQYQILKPIIAELVSGEGVKKNRSFFYVGDKKQSIYGFRGGKKELFDKLLKDFPQIKLEHLDTNYRSKKAIVEYVNEVFKDKFFDTNLNPSFTLQKSVKEGGYVEILQNHILDKNSSVYEASAKEALKIIYKLLEKGVRLDDICILVWINKDATLIKEFLEKNGIKAYTQSNVALLDCISVRVLFEYAKACVFEDEFSLYFVNDVLNKEFSYIKLDLNRSVGEILKHLIDILGLDLSDLNLISYLEYASAFDNFLEFLFSPCELSSMQEQNDGVNIMTVHKSKGLEFENLIVLDRMSKKSPDNETLMFEYDLEQGWEVKYRHSARKYLEDESYNAFLAKREKLQAEDEINCLYVAFTRAKNSLFIIKNDANFKTFKSYFTDYEEKQIGILENQDTKANEFIENLGQIEEFEEFQKVNLQDVKTKSQVLSKQIHFGLALHEFLQYFDFENHQNFEFCKQLISKKYRFFLDDGDFDDLFKRLSMLLKDENFNALLAGKKLLKEQIISYNGEQKQLDMLAFDDNEAIIIDYKTGLNLSEHKKQVLLYKKAIEKILAKISTKAFLVYVLKDKVEIVEI, encoded by the coding sequence TTGAGTGATAATAACTTCAAACCTTTTTTAGCCTTAGAAGCTAGTGCAGGAAGTGGAAAAACCTTTGCTTTGAGTGTGCGTTTTGTGGCTTTGGTTTTAATGGGTGCAAAAATAAATGAAATTTTAGCTCTAACCTTTACCAACAAAACAAGTAATGAGATGAAAGAAAGGGTTTTTAAAACCTTTTTGGAATTTGATGTGCTTGAAAATGGCAAGATTAAAGCAGAATGTCTTGAGCTTATGCAAATGCTAGGCAAAAGCAAAGATGAGCTTGTGGCTTTGAGGGATAAATTTAAAGAGGATTTTTTAAGGGCTAAATTAAATATCTATACTTTTGATAGCTTTTTTTCACAAATCATTCGTGCATTTGCACTAAATTTGGGGCTTATGAGTGATTTTAACATTGCAAATACTAAAGAATCTTATAAAAATTTTATTGCAAAATTAAACCAAGAGCAATTAAACGCCTTGGCCTTTTATACCATAAAAACTAAAAGCAGGAGTGATTTTTTAAAAAACCTTGAAAGGCTTTATGAAAGCTCTTGTGAATTAAATTCTACCAATTCAATATCCTTTCCAAGCAAAAAAGCTTTAGAAGCAAGCCTTAATGAATTTATAACTTATGCAAAAGACTTAAGCACAGACAAAAACTATCAAAAAAATTTTGAATTTGAAAGCATAGAGGATTTTTTTAGCAAACCTGTTATTTGCGAATTAGATAAAAAGTATTTTTTAAAAGTTGTAGATAGTGAGTTTATGCAAAAAAGAGCGGAATTTTTACAGCAGGCAAAAGAGTATTTTATACAAATGGAAAATTACCGCATTAATATGCTTTCAAGCCTTTTAGAATGCTTTAAACAAGCAAGAAATGAAAACAACATCAAACACAATAGCTTAAGTTTTTCAGATATAGCACGCAAGTGTTATGAATTAATTAGCGATGAGACTAATAAGGATTTGATTTATTTTAGATTAGATGGTTATATTTCGCATTTGTTGATTGATGAATTTCAAGATACTAATGTTTTGCAATATCAAATTTTAAAACCTATCATTGCTGAGCTTGTTTCAGGTGAGGGTGTGAAAAAAAACAGAAGCTTTTTTTATGTGGGCGATAAAAAGCAAAGTATATATGGTTTTAGAGGGGGTAAAAAAGAACTTTTTGATAAGCTTTTAAAAGATTTTCCACAAATTAAACTAGAGCATTTAGATACAAATTATCGCAGTAAAAAAGCTATAGTTGAGTATGTGAATGAAGTTTTTAAAGATAAATTTTTTGATACTAATTTAAACCCAAGTTTTACTTTGCAAAAAAGCGTTAAAGAAGGTGGGTATGTAGAAATTTTGCAAAATCACATTCTTGATAAAAATAGTTCTGTTTATGAAGCAAGTGCTAAAGAAGCTTTAAAAATCATTTATAAGCTTTTAGAAAAAGGCGTTAGGCTTGATGATATTTGTATTTTAGTTTGGATTAATAAAGATGCTACCTTAATCAAAGAATTCCTTGAAAAAAACGGCATTAAAGCTTATACGCAAAGTAATGTGGCTTTGTTAGATTGTATTAGTGTTAGGGTGCTTTTTGAGTATGCTAAGGCTTGTGTTTTTGAAGATGAGTTTAGTTTGTATTTTGTAAATGATGTTTTAAATAAAGAATTTAGCTATATCAAGCTTGATTTAAACCGCAGTGTGGGAGAAATTTTAAAACATTTAATAGACATTTTAGGACTTGATTTAAGCGATTTGAATTTAATATCTTATTTAGAATACGCAAGTGCTTTTGATAATTTTTTAGAGTTTTTATTTAGCCCATGTGAGTTAAGTTCTATGCAAGAGCAAAATGATGGTGTTAATATAATGACTGTGCATAAGTCAAAAGGGCTTGAGTTTGAAAATTTAATCGTGCTTGATAGAATGAGCAAAAAAAGTCCAGATAATGAGACTTTAATGTTTGAGTATGATTTAGAGCAAGGCTGGGAAGTAAAATACAGACATAGTGCTAGAAAATATCTTGAAGATGAAAGTTATAATGCTTTTTTAGCTAAAAGAGAAAAACTCCAAGCAGAAGATGAGATAAATTGTTTATATGTGGCATTTACTAGAGCTAAAAATTCTCTTTTTATTATAAAAAATGATGCAAATTTTAAAACCTTTAAGAGTTATTTTACAGATTATGAAGAAAAGCAAATAGGTATTTTAGAAAATCAAGATACAAAAGCTAATGAATTTATAGAAAATTTAGGCCAAATAGAAGAATTTGAAGAATTCCAAAAGGTAAATTTGCAAGATGTTAAAACAAAAAGTCAGGTTTTAAGTAAGCAAATTCATTTTGGTTTGGCTTTGCATGAGTTTTTGCAGTATTTTGACTTTGAAAATCATCAAAATTTTGAATTTTGCAAACAATTAATAAGCAAAAAATACCGCTTTTTTCTTGATGATGGGGATTTTGATGATCTTTTTAAAAGGCTTAGCATGCTTTTAAAGGATGAAAATTTCAACGCACTTTTAGCGGGTAAAAAGCTTTTAAAAGAACAAATCATCTCTTATAATGGTGAACAAAAACAGCTTGATATGCTTGCATTTGATGATAATGAAGCTATCATTATAGACTATAAAACAGGCTTGAATTTAAGCGAGCATAAAAAGCAAGTCTTGCTTTATAAAAAAGCCATAGAAAAAATCTTAGCTAAAATTTCCACTAAAGCTTTTTTGGTATATGTTTTAAAGGATAAAGTGGAGATAGTAGAAATTTAA
- a CDS encoding DUF2779 domain-containing protein, whose protein sequence is MFFSKSRYTRGTQCAKSLWLKTYKNEILSVSENALAKFSTGDKVGELACELFPNGVKIEFEGSSFDEKCEQTKNLLENNQEVIYEATFCYDGILIMIDILQNTKDGLIINEVKSSTSLKDVYIDDCALQYFVLSNLNYKIKQVNLIHLNNEYYRDDFLDINKLFIINDITKEVSSNQNQVKENLKYFEEILSKNEEPDIDIGTHCFDPYECDGYEYCWAKQRNLCENENIFNISRLNANKKFELYYKNIINFKDIKDLSIFNENQQIQIQASLNEEIHINKENIKEFLNTLIYPIYHLDFETFMQAVPEFKGVKPYMQIPFQYSLHIDYKDKLEHKEFLSECGIDPRYELAKNLINDIPKDVCVLAYNASFEKGVIRNLALAFPEFSEHLLNIEKNIKDLMIPFQNKDYYHYKMQGSYSIKKVLPALIPDMEQAYKNLDLIHNGSEAMQSFEAMQNMSENEKKAYRQALLEYCKLDTLAMVKILKHLEELTS, encoded by the coding sequence ATGTTTTTTTCAAAATCAAGATACACAAGAGGCACGCAATGTGCCAAGTCTTTATGGCTGAAAACTTACAAAAATGAAATATTAAGCGTTTCAGAAAATGCTTTAGCTAAATTTAGCACCGGCGATAAAGTAGGCGAGCTAGCTTGTGAGCTTTTTCCAAATGGAGTAAAGATAGAATTTGAAGGCAGTTCTTTTGATGAAAAATGCGAACAAACTAAGAATTTACTAGAAAACAACCAAGAAGTGATCTATGAAGCTACTTTTTGTTATGATGGCATTTTGATCATGATAGATATTTTACAAAACACCAAAGATGGCTTAATCATAAATGAAGTAAAAAGTTCTACTTCTTTAAAAGATGTTTATATAGATGATTGTGCTTTGCAGTATTTTGTTTTATCAAATTTAAATTATAAAATCAAACAAGTCAATCTCATCCACTTAAATAACGAATACTATAGAGATGATTTTCTTGATATTAACAAGCTTTTTATAATCAATGATATCACAAAAGAAGTTTCATCAAATCAAAATCAAGTTAAAGAAAATTTAAAATATTTTGAAGAAATTTTAAGTAAAAATGAAGAGCCAGATATAGACATAGGAACACATTGTTTTGATCCTTATGAGTGCGATGGATATGAGTATTGCTGGGCTAAGCAAAGAAATTTATGTGAAAATGAAAACATATTTAACATCTCAAGACTTAATGCAAATAAAAAATTTGAACTTTATTATAAAAATATAATCAATTTCAAAGATATAAAAGATCTATCTATCTTTAATGAAAACCAACAAATTCAAATCCAAGCTTCACTTAATGAAGAAATTCACATAAACAAAGAAAACATCAAAGAATTTTTAAATACTTTAATTTATCCTATATATCACTTAGACTTTGAAACCTTTATGCAAGCTGTGCCTGAATTTAAAGGCGTAAAACCTTATATGCAAATACCTTTTCAATACTCTTTGCATATAGACTATAAAGACAAATTAGAACATAAAGAATTTTTAAGCGAGTGTGGGATTGATCCAAGATATGAACTTGCAAAAAATTTAATCAATGATATACCAAAAGATGTTTGCGTGCTTGCTTATAATGCAAGCTTTGAAAAAGGTGTGATAAGAAATTTAGCACTTGCTTTTCCTGAGTTTAGCGAGCATTTGTTAAATATAGAAAAAAATATCAAAGACCTTATGATACCTTTTCAAAATAAAGATTATTATCATTATAAAATGCAAGGGAGTTATTCTATAAAAAAAGTCTTACCGGCCCTAATCCCTGATATGGAGCAAGCCTATAAAAATTTAGATTTAATCCACAATGGAAGCGAAGCTATGCAAAGTTTTGAAGCTATGCAAAATATGAGTGAAAACGAGAAAAAAGCTTACCGCCAAGCCTTACTAGAATACTGCAAACTTGATACTTTAGCTATGGTAAAAATTTTAAAACATTTAGAAGAGCTAACTAGTTAG
- a CDS encoding DUF262 domain-containing protein, producing the protein MAKIEDIFNNKVFSIPNYQRDYAWTDKNLEDLWDDLLESEQAINDQMSHFLGTIVVAPNKNDKNIYDIIDGQQRSTTLFMLRYALNYKTSRPERDLNKFLDNNDNYRLQVIDDNKEFFDKILEQARNGKLNNNLEKEIKTKGHKNLFEVYKAIYSKINSIEPDRARKLLDILDKMSLMWLEEGNSGKAIRMFQTVNDRGVSLTILDKLKALLILYSNKYCLGELDDIINERFGRIFKIALEIEKHKAVYSFGDVQFVKEIESRIFNYHALGISKIGHYRNGVEAHYTELKSFLKNKEKNDEFKIWLDEYSLDLVNFFESFLSILKLTEINAEAFKTLCILRINPLFYNALIRLKMNNILDDECLKLFSQAHICLYSLGNTNDSTAFKLVEVTNSKQDFKERIIKDCKTCIKRTGHNNIEDFIEDISSDNYEWGAYHYMFLEQQNIDINSLWQLIEEKIYSFTKEHIIPKNTIENGSLTNYGFKDEEDFEKYKNSFGNLVPLERKLNSANSDKSLVEKKENFLKSKLLYNVIFANQENYLLFNRDSIIKRNNEFKEWSKIFFKDFL; encoded by the coding sequence ATGGCAAAAATTGAAGATATTTTCAACAATAAGGTTTTTTCTATACCAAATTATCAAAGAGATTACGCTTGGACAGATAAAAATTTGGAAGATTTATGGGATGATTTATTGGAGTCAGAACAAGCTATAAATGATCAAATGTCTCATTTTTTAGGAACAATAGTTGTTGCTCCAAATAAAAATGATAAAAATATTTATGATATTATAGATGGACAACAAAGAAGCACAACATTATTTATGCTAAGATATGCGTTAAATTATAAAACCTCTAGACCAGAAAGAGATTTAAATAAATTTTTAGATAATAATGATAATTATAGATTGCAAGTTATTGATGATAATAAAGAATTTTTTGACAAAATTTTAGAGCAAGCTAGAAATGGAAAACTAAATAACAATCTTGAAAAAGAAATAAAAACTAAAGGGCATAAAAATTTATTTGAAGTATATAAGGCTATTTATAGCAAAATAAATAGCATAGAACCCGATAGAGCTAGAAAATTGTTAGATATTCTGGATAAAATGTCTTTAATGTGGCTTGAAGAAGGAAATTCTGGTAAAGCTATAAGAATGTTTCAAACTGTCAATGATAGGGGAGTTTCATTGACAATTCTTGACAAATTAAAGGCTTTATTAATTTTATACTCCAATAAATATTGCTTAGGAGAGCTAGATGATATAATAAATGAAAGATTTGGGAGAATTTTTAAAATTGCTTTAGAAATTGAAAAACATAAAGCTGTATATTCTTTTGGGGATGTGCAATTTGTAAAAGAAATAGAATCTAGAATTTTCAATTATCATGCACTAGGAATAAGTAAAATAGGACACTATAGAAATGGCGTTGAAGCACATTATACTGAATTAAAATCGTTCTTAAAAAATAAAGAAAAGAATGATGAATTTAAAATATGGCTGGATGAATATTCTTTAGATTTAGTTAATTTTTTTGAAAGTTTTTTAAGTATTTTGAAGCTTACAGAAATAAATGCAGAAGCTTTTAAAACATTATGTATTTTAAGAATAAATCCTTTATTTTATAATGCATTAATTAGATTAAAAATGAATAATATTCTCGATGATGAATGTCTTAAATTATTCTCTCAAGCACATATATGTTTATATTCCTTAGGAAATACAAATGATTCTACAGCGTTTAAATTAGTAGAAGTTACAAATTCTAAACAAGATTTTAAAGAAAGAATTATTAAAGATTGCAAAACTTGTATTAAAAGAACAGGCCATAACAATATAGAAGATTTTATAGAAGATATATCATCAGATAATTACGAATGGGGTGCATATCACTATATGTTTTTAGAACAACAGAACATAGATATAAATTCTCTATGGCAATTAATTGAAGAAAAAATTTACTCTTTTACAAAAGAGCATATAATACCAAAAAACACAATAGAAAATGGTAGCTTAACAAACTATGGATTTAAAGATGAAGAAGATTTTGAAAAATATAAAAATTCATTTGGTAATTTAGTTCCTTTAGAAAGAAAATTAAACTCAGCAAATTCTGACAAAAGTTTAGTTGAAAAAAAGGAAAATTTTTTAAAATCTAAACTACTATACAATGTTATTTTTGCAAATCAAGAAAATTATTTATTATTTAATAGAGATAGCATAATAAAAAGAAACAATGAATTCAAAGAATGGAGTAAGATTTTTTTCAAAGATTTTTTATAA
- a CDS encoding AAA family ATPase, whose translation MQTNTSTLTHIADLDYYSHNVKVISLHAQMFSNSKQIKKDFYNEFEEILEKNSKIPSFIYKQYSKFIYPSFLKKNLSYLKKYLNFTQAECDVFAFFYYANKGRFALHQGYSGALGRKIIEKIFNHNLKDINKALSDDSMLFKLDALCYYDSDAFGIDVKNFENIFTQDISKTTLMGEFSYFLPKTRLNLSDFDYIQEELSTIITFLKKCQKGNIFIYGKAGVGKNELSALIAKELDKEALCVKECANDKKSSRISNFYALKKIINPKKQMIVFDECEDSFCYDSLKEKIRINKILDEENGICVFLSNSKDMDEAYLRRFDMILELECMPKEKKIQNIKNLLDKKRVKIDETIIESIASHPELSQGVILKCAKNAKIFKNKSQEVFVRLINENLKARSLRTISIPKKDKKYDLSLIECDLNLQELINNIDENSSLRILSYGIAGSGKSEFGKELANVLNKTLHSYKLSDILDPYVGNNEKNIANIFKKASKNNAILQLDEIDALIYDRDGANKGWEKSLVNEMLMQMENFEGIFIASTNYLQSLDKASIRRFDLKIEFQALKQEKLLKAFEFFAKELNLSFDKTQVIKRLLRLQNICLGDFALIFRQNKIFKIKNIDEFLQKLEKESKLKSDDEKINMGFL comes from the coding sequence ATGCAAACAAATACTTCTACTCTTACCCACATTGCAGATTTAGATTATTACTCACATAATGTAAAAGTTATTTCATTGCACGCACAAATGTTTTCTAATAGCAAGCAAATCAAAAAAGATTTTTACAACGAATTTGAAGAAATACTAGAAAAAAATAGTAAAATCCCCAGTTTTATCTATAAACAATACTCTAAATTTATCTACCCTAGCTTCTTAAAGAAAAATCTAAGCTATCTTAAAAAATACTTGAATTTTACCCAAGCAGAATGTGATGTATTTGCCTTTTTTTACTACGCCAATAAAGGTCGCTTTGCCTTACATCAAGGATATAGCGGGGCTTTAGGCAGAAAAATAATAGAAAAAATTTTTAATCACAATCTAAAAGACATCAACAAAGCTTTAAGTGATGATTCTATGCTTTTTAAACTAGATGCTTTGTGCTATTATGATAGCGATGCCTTTGGCATAGATGTAAAAAATTTTGAAAATATTTTCACACAAGATATCAGCAAGACTACGCTTATGGGCGAGTTTTCGTATTTTTTACCTAAAACTAGACTAAATTTGAGTGATTTTGACTATATACAAGAAGAATTAAGCACCATCATTACTTTTTTAAAAAAATGCCAAAAAGGCAATATTTTTATATATGGAAAAGCAGGTGTAGGTAAAAACGAACTTAGCGCACTCATAGCCAAAGAGCTTGATAAAGAAGCATTGTGTGTTAAAGAGTGTGCAAATGATAAAAAATCAAGCAGAATTTCAAATTTTTACGCACTTAAAAAAATAATCAACCCAAAAAAGCAAATGATAGTCTTTGATGAGTGCGAGGATAGCTTTTGTTATGATTCTTTAAAAGAAAAAATAAGAATTAATAAAATTTTAGATGAAGAAAATGGTATATGTGTGTTTTTATCAAATTCTAAGGATATGGATGAGGCGTATTTGAGGCGTTTTGATATGATTTTAGAGCTTGAATGTATGCCCAAAGAAAAGAAAATTCAAAATATAAAAAATTTACTAGACAAAAAAAGGGTAAAAATAGATGAAACAATCATAGAAAGCATAGCTTCTCACCCTGAGCTTTCTCAAGGGGTTATTTTAAAATGTGCTAAAAATGCCAAAATATTTAAAAACAAAAGCCAAGAAGTATTTGTAAGATTGATTAATGAAAATTTAAAAGCAAGATCACTTCGCACCATTTCAATACCAAAAAAAGACAAAAAATATGATTTAAGCTTGATAGAATGTGATTTAAATTTACAAGAGCTAATAAACAATATCGATGAAAATTCAAGTTTGAGAATTTTAAGCTATGGCATAGCAGGTAGTGGAAAAAGCGAGTTTGGAAAAGAATTAGCCAATGTTTTAAACAAAACTTTGCACTCATACAAGCTTAGTGATATTTTAGATCCTTATGTGGGCAATAACGAAAAAAATATCGCAAACATTTTCAAAAAAGCTTCCAAAAACAACGCCATCTTACAGCTTGATGAAATCGATGCTTTGATTTATGATAGAGATGGGGCAAATAAAGGCTGGGAAAAAAGCTTAGTCAATGAAATGCTTATGCAAATGGAAAATTTTGAAGGTATTTTCATAGCCTCTACAAACTACTTGCAAAGCCTTGATAAAGCTAGTATAAGAAGGTTTGATTTAAAGATAGAATTTCAAGCGCTAAAGCAAGAAAAGCTTTTAAAGGCTTTTGAATTTTTTGCTAAAGAATTAAATTTAAGCTTTGATAAAACGCAAGTTATAAAAAGGCTTTTAAGGCTTCAAAACATTTGCTTGGGCGATTTTGCGCTAATTTTTAGACAAAATAAAATTTTTAAAATCAAAAATATTGATGAGTTTTTGCAAAAACTAGAAAAAGAATCAAAACTCAAATCAGATGATGAAAAGATCAACATGGGGTTTTTATGA
- a CDS encoding agmatine deiminase family protein — MIALSKLLKSQHKKIYQNLVSNFAEFNIGFKEIPSNDIWLRDFMPLVYENTATSYIYDPDYLKKYPHLKTTIKPLKNHLNLVLDGGNFIRMQDKAFMCEKIFSQNPTLSKENIIQTLKQTLNLNHIIFLPRLAYDRFAHSDSMVRFISKDHVLINDFSLENTQFFEKLNVALKDFKITKMNYSKEFMQKYKWGGYLNFLEFDKVIFVPTYGIEEDESVLSFLQNIYKDKKIIGIYLKPIIKKGGALHCICANILQ; from the coding sequence GTGATAGCACTTTCTAAACTCTTAAAATCTCAACACAAAAAGATTTATCAAAATCTTGTTAGTAATTTTGCTGAATTTAACATCGGCTTTAAAGAAATACCAAGCAATGATATATGGCTAAGAGATTTTATGCCTTTGGTGTATGAAAATACTGCGACAAGTTATATTTATGATCCTGATTATCTTAAAAAATATCCGCATTTAAAAACCACTATAAAACCTTTAAAAAATCACTTAAATTTGGTGCTTGATGGGGGTAATTTTATAAGAATGCAAGATAAGGCTTTTATGTGTGAGAAAATTTTTAGCCAAAACCCAACGCTTAGTAAAGAAAACATCATACAAACTTTAAAACAAACCCTAAATTTAAACCACATAATCTTTTTACCAAGATTAGCTTATGATAGATTTGCACATAGTGATAGCATGGTAAGATTTATAAGTAAAGATCATGTGTTAATCAATGATTTTTCCTTAGAAAATACGCAGTTTTTTGAGAAATTAAACGTTGCTTTAAAGGATTTTAAAATTACAAAAATGAACTATTCTAAAGAATTTATGCAAAAATACAAATGGGGCGGGTATTTGAATTTCTTAGAATTTGATAAGGTGATTTTTGTGCCAACTTATGGCATAGAAGAGGATGAGAGTGTTTTAAGCTTTTTACAAAATATCTATAAAGATAAGAAAATCATAGGTATATATCTAAAACCTATCATCAAAAAAGGTGGAGCTTTGCATTGCATTTGTGCTAATATTTTGCAATGA
- a CDS encoding PD-(D/E)XK nuclease family protein — MKEFVKELLEKEKEFQKNAQEGMSDINIFEALGVEYKENYHSKFIAYLINPNADHYQEIFAKEFLDKLGESVKIDNFNTLQVQDIENVEIEACIKDNRRVDILISLKDERYIIIENKLYAKDQKNQLKDYINHIRKKIKNTDDIYKNILTIYLHMDEEAEPSQMSLGTRYGFKLKNNFVLDSNDNKMSHYFKMDYKWIKKWIDKCINTCKNKIEKNEIKERFKNDMQNIIFSLNQYKTLLTWYVSTDDYVAKDYVLEFLKSSKENLEKTMILYRHNKNKKDFNDLSDDEYKKAKEIVKDKWGEICEELMIEFMDKLEKKFENKKIGKNILLIEKDYEKINSNKSFFTIYPEKDINNYIMPTFNLYFANKNYKNLRIDFCITYYYDNDEECTKYDEKIQKFKEELKEIKKKELNKKGLNILDASIYKKIILDEKYQDKNYEFIYYMVDYDKIAKVSEFKTIEDYIYNEIKNFIENDTIKKALNKAEEILKPSK, encoded by the coding sequence ATGAAAGAATTTGTAAAAGAATTATTAGAAAAAGAAAAAGAATTTCAAAAAAATGCACAAGAAGGTATGAGTGATATAAATATCTTTGAAGCTTTAGGCGTTGAATATAAAGAAAATTATCATTCTAAATTTATAGCTTATTTGATAAATCCAAATGCTGATCATTATCAAGAGATTTTTGCAAAAGAATTTTTAGACAAACTTGGAGAAAGTGTTAAAATAGACAATTTTAATACTTTGCAAGTTCAAGATATAGAAAATGTAGAAATAGAAGCTTGTATAAAAGACAATAGAAGGGTTGATATACTTATAAGTTTAAAAGATGAAAGATACATCATCATAGAAAATAAACTTTATGCAAAAGATCAAAAAAATCAATTAAAAGATTATATAAATCATATAAGAAAAAAAATAAAAAACACAGATGATATTTATAAAAATATACTTACTATTTATTTACATATGGATGAAGAAGCAGAGCCTAGCCAAATGAGTTTAGGCACAAGATATGGATTTAAATTAAAAAATAATTTTGTGCTTGATAGCAATGATAACAAAATGAGCCATTATTTTAAAATGGATTATAAATGGATAAAAAAATGGATTGATAAATGTATAAATACATGTAAAAATAAAATTGAAAAAAATGAAATTAAAGAAAGGTTTAAAAATGATATGCAAAATATTATTTTTTCTTTAAATCAATATAAAACTCTTTTAACTTGGTATGTATCAACAGATGATTATGTGGCTAAAGATTATGTTTTGGAATTTTTAAAATCAAGTAAAGAAAATTTAGAAAAAACTATGATTTTGTATAGACACAATAAAAATAAAAAAGATTTTAATGATTTAAGCGATGATGAATATAAAAAAGCAAAAGAAATAGTAAAAGATAAATGGGGTGAAATTTGTGAAGAATTAATGATTGAATTTATGGACAAGCTTGAAAAGAAATTCGAAAACAAAAAAATAGGAAAAAATATTTTACTTATAGAAAAAGATTATGAAAAAATAAATTCAAATAAGAGCTTCTTTACTATTTATCCTGAAAAGGATATAAATAATTATATAATGCCAACATTTAATTTGTATTTTGCTAATAAAAATTATAAAAATTTGCGTATAGATTTTTGCATTACTTATTATTATGATAATGATGAAGAATGTACAAAATATGACGAAAAAATTCAAAAGTTTAAAGAAGAGTTGAAAGAAATAAAGAAAAAAGAATTAAATAAAAAAGGTTTAAATATTTTAGATGCTAGCATATATAAAAAAATAATTTTAGATGAAAAATATCAAGATAAAAACTATGAATTTATTTATTATATGGTTGACTATGATAAAATCGCTAAAGTTAGTGAATTTAAAACTATAGAAGATTATATTTATAATGAGATAAAAAATTTTATAGAAAATGACACGATTAAAAAAGCTTTAAATAAAGCCGAAGAAATCTTAAAACCAAGCAAATAA